Proteins encoded by one window of Onychomys torridus unplaced genomic scaffold, mOncTor1.1, whole genome shotgun sequence:
- the LOC118576380 gene encoding olfactory receptor 510-like: MAFLEDGNHTAVTEFILLGLTNDPVLRVILFIIILCIYLVTVCGNLSTILLIRVSSQLHHPMYFFLSHLASVDIGISSSVTPNMLVNFLVERNTISYLGCAIQLGSAIFFGSTEAFILATMAYDRFVAICNPLLYSTKMSTQVCVQLLVGSYIGGFLNASFFTNSFFSFLFCGPNRINHFFCDFTPLVELSCSDDSVLIGLDSFSAGSIIVITVFAIAISYTYILVTILKMHSTKGRQKAISTCTSHLTAVTLFYGTVTFIYVMPKSSYSTDQNKVVSVFYMVLIPMMNPLIYNLRNNEIKGALKRQLGKKIFS; the protein is encoded by the coding sequence ATGGCTTTCCTGGAGGATGGGAACCACACTGCAGTGACAGAGTTCATTTTATTGGGCTTAACAAATGACCCAGTCCTTAGAGTCATCCTCTTCATTATCATCCTGTGCATCTACCTGGTGACTGTGTGTGGGAACCTCAGCACCATCCTTCTCATCAGAGTCTCTTCTCAGCTCCATCAccccatgtatttttttctcagccaCTTAGCTTCTGTTGACATAGGCATCTCATCTTCTGTCACTCCCAATATGCTTGTCAATTTCCTGGTCGAGAGAAATACTATCTCCTACCTTGGGTGTGCCATTCAGCTTGGCTCAGCTATTTTCTTTGGATCAACTGAGGCCTTCATTCTGGCCACCATGGCTTATGATCGCTTTGTGGCAATTTGCAACCCACTGCTATATTCAACCAAAATGTCCACACAAGTCTGTGTCCAGTTGCTTGTAGGATCATATATTGGTGGTTTTCTTAATGCTTCCTTCTTCAccaattccttcttttcttttctcttctgtggaCCAAATAGAATCAATCACTTTTTCTGTGACTTTACTCCTTTAGTTGAACTCTCCTGTTCTGATGACAGTGTCCTCATAGGTCTTGATTCATTTTCTGCTGGCTCCATCATTGTGATCACAGTGTTTGCCATAGCCATTTCCTACACCTACATCCTCGTCACCATCCTGAAGATGCACTCCACTAAGGGTCGACAGAAAGCCATCTCCACCTGCACCTCCCACCTCACTGCAGTCACTCTCTTCTATGGGACTGTCACATTCATTTATGTGATGCCCAAGTCCAGCTACTCCACAGACCAGAACAAGGTGGTATCTGTGTTCTACATGGTGCTGATCCCCATGATGAACCCCCTCATCTACAACCTCAGGAATAATGAGATTAAGGGCGCTCTGAAGAGACAGCttggtaagaaaatattttcctag